Sequence from the Gloeocapsopsis dulcis genome:
TGTTAGAAAGAAACCCGATACCAAAATCCATTGGTGTTAAGTCAACCTGAACTACTCTAATTTGTCTGAATCTAATGTATCCGAACTAAGGGTCAGGCGTTGCGAACAGAGAACGGAGGATTGATGTTTTTCGTAATTTTACTAACACATCGATATTCAAAATGCGTTCAAATTATCAAACACTACGCTAAGCATTGGCTCTACAATTTAAGAACCAAATCAGTAGCCTGCCCTCATATTGTTGTCAGACTATGATGTTGCACCAACTTTCTTGGCAGCTACTTGCTCATTGATATAGTCGTAAATCTCGCGAAACTTGGGAACTGCACGTAGTTCCAAGCGACTACCATCTCTAAGGGTAAGAACCATATCTCCCCAGAAGCCAACGCCACGAGGAACTTTTACAACCTTAACGATTTCCGCGTAAATGATATCGGTGCGATCGCGCCCCTGCCATCCTCCTGTCACAGTAATTCTGCGACTTGTCACGCGATAGCGTAACCACAAAGCTCTGACAATTGCTCCCACAGTTAGCGGTAAACCAATCAGTGTTAATCCAACTAGCAAGTTAATAATTAGGTCTCCAACATGCGGTCCACCTTCAAAAAACACTTCTTCACGAATGCCCATCGATTACCTCAGCTTCTGTCAACAACTGCTCTAATTCTTGCAGAAATTGATCGTAATCGCACTTAGCTTCCACAACTGAAGGTTTCACGATAACTACTATTAGCCATCCAGGCGATATTCTAGGTAACAAACTGCGAAAAGCTGCCCGGATCTGACGCTTGATCCGGTTGCGCACCACAGCCCGTTTACTCACCTTTGTACTAATCGAAATGCCAATCCGAGTCGGCATTAGCTCAACGTCTTCTGACTCTACTGGGGAAGTCTTAACAATCGGTTTAGCTGTTTTTTGTAAGGCTCTTAGTGTGAGATGAGATCCATAGCAGCGGCTACCTTCCCGAAATACTGCTCGGAAATCGTGCCGACTTTGAAGTCGATTTGAGCTATGCACTGCGCTTGGTTGATTTTGAATGTCTCAACACAAAACTATACTAACTACGCTAAACAGTTAACCGATGACGTCCTTTTCTTCTACGAGCTTTAATCACGTTTTGTCCATCCGGATTACGCATTCGAGCACGAAAGCCAGATGTTCTTTTTCTTTTGCGGTTAGTCCCTTCTAGAGTGCGCTTCATAGGTTTTCTTCCTCGCTTGGCTGTTTCAAAAAATCACAATCTCTTATTATATCACCAAGCTTACAACTAATCAGCCCAGCTAGCAGTTTGCCAGGAAGATAGACGGAATACCAGCTTAACTAATACTCAGAATCCATGTTCCTACATAGCGTAGTAGGGGTACATCACCAGGAGTTTGAATCTGGCAATTGAAATAGTACATCCCACCAAAGGTAGGATTTCTAACATTAGAAAACACTATTTCAGTACGCATGTTTGCTGGCACAGGTTCGGCAGGAAAAATTTCCACTACACGGTTTTCTTGATCCCATCTCACTTCTTGGAGGGGTACGCTTTTTCCTCTTACACGTACTTCAATGTTATCTGGATCAAATTTGCCTCGATAGTTTTCTGGATAGGAAACCGTGAATTGAGCAGCAGCTAAATTTAGCCTATTTCCTGGAATGCGCAAACGGTAGCGATCCCAACCATTGGCTTGTCCGCCAAAATCTAAGCGGAAAGGCAACTGATTTTCGCGTCGTACACCGCTAAATATTGTAAAACCAGGTAAAGACTGGGCGGTAGAAATGACAGGAAATGCACCAATCAAACAACCACTAACGGCTAAAGCAGAAATCACGCGACGCATAGATACTTTTGTGGCTACCATCAGTCTGTATACCTAAAAAATTACTAGGTGTTTTTACTAAACTTTACCAGAAAGGGACGAGGAGCTAGGGATAAGGGCAGAAAAGAAGAATCTCGAAATTGTGTGGAGAGGAAGTAGTTCGACACACAAAGCCTCACGATTCAATCCGTAAATGCCCGTTATGGAGTTCTTTTACCCCTCGCTCCTCGATCCTGTGAAGTTGGACGTGCTGTAGTTGAAAAAAGTGCCAATTTCTCAAGATTTTTTGAGCATATCTTAGCCTACAGGAGCTAGAGTAGACTCAAGCTAATTACTCCCATCTTAGATAATTTGCTTGTCTTTGTTGATAAATGTGTACCAGTGTGTCTATATCTTGGGTTTTTGTCATAAAAATTGAGACATTTTGCCACACAACTGCCTATCAGGTAAGCTAAATTCATCAAGACATTTCCCAATTTGTTAAACAGTCTTGCTTGAGGACAAAGGATCAATGTTACTGTGTGTAACATATGTGATGTTTTTTGTAGCTCAATTTATAAAAGAAGCTAAAGATTAGAATTTAACATTTGGGGATCGCAATAAGATGTGCAGAAATAAGTATAAGTAAGTTTTGAAAAGTATTAAATTGCAATTGCCACAATGAAACCTCCGCATAGCAATAAAGCGGACAACACCGCAGCTTTGCCTTGTCCATGCAAAACTGGGGAGGAGAAGCAAGGAGTTTTCAATTGGCTATCGAGGGAGCTAGTAAAAAGCATAGTTTTGAGTTGCGTCTATTGAGATTGTCAAGAAGGAGATTGAATGAGACTCGCAGTTGCCAGAGAAATTGAAGTTGGTGAGCGTCGTGTTGCCTTAAT
This genomic interval carries:
- a CDS encoding PH domain-containing protein produces the protein MGIREEVFFEGGPHVGDLIINLLVGLTLIGLPLTVGAIVRALWLRYRVTSRRITVTGGWQGRDRTDIIYAEIVKVVKVPRGVGFWGDMVLTLRDGSRLELRAVPKFREIYDYINEQVAAKKVGATS
- the rnpA gene encoding ribonuclease P protein component, with product MHSSNRLQSRHDFRAVFREGSRCYGSHLTLRALQKTAKPIVKTSPVESEDVELMPTRIGISISTKVSKRAVVRNRIKRQIRAAFRSLLPRISPGWLIVVIVKPSVVEAKCDYDQFLQELEQLLTEAEVIDGHS
- the rpmH gene encoding 50S ribosomal protein L34, which codes for MKRTLEGTNRKRKRTSGFRARMRNPDGQNVIKARRRKGRHRLTV
- a CDS encoding DUF2808 domain-containing protein → MVATKVSMRRVISALAVSGCLIGAFPVISTAQSLPGFTIFSGVRRENQLPFRLDFGGQANGWDRYRLRIPGNRLNLAAAQFTVSYPENYRGKFDPDNIEVRVRGKSVPLQEVRWDQENRVVEIFPAEPVPANMRTEIVFSNVRNPTFGGMYYFNCQIQTPGDVPLLRYVGTWILSIS